From Clarias gariepinus isolate MV-2021 ecotype Netherlands chromosome 2, CGAR_prim_01v2, whole genome shotgun sequence, one genomic window encodes:
- the LOC128509119 gene encoding trace amine-associated receptor 13c-like has product MNLTEFNQSDLCVHFSCPKRSVSLAVYILLYVCSAAVILLTVCGNLFIIISVFHFKQLHTPTNMLVLSLAMSDFLVGIFLMPLLLIWTIESCWIFGRVLCSIYWLFSGLLITSSYTIAQIAVDRYLTLSNPFLYMNIVSVRITCVVIVFNWCVVLGYTIAFLYGNGNFKSSVLCPGECFLFLNEVWSVIDLVLSFICPLSVIIIFYILVFVIAKKHVTAIKELNNHTWCKTQKISSQSMKSERKAAKVLGILVSVFLVCLFPYFICSLLANVIELHMETFGKVLIIIHLNSTINPFIYALFYPWFRRCIKLIITLQIFQTDSALINILS; this is encoded by the coding sequence ATGAACCTAACAGAGTTTAATCAGTCTGATCTCTGTGTGCATTTCTCCTGTCCAAAGCGATCTGTGTCTCTTGCAGTttatatcttactgtatgtgtgttcagctgctgtgattctgctaacagtgtgtggaaatctattcatcatcatctctgtttttcactttaagcagcttcacacaccaaCTAACATGCTTGTGCTCTCTCTGGCTATGTCAGATTTCCTTGTTGGTATTTTTCTAATGCCACTCCTTTTAATCTGGACTATTGAGTCATGCTGGATTTTTGGGAGAGTTTTATGCAGCATCTATTGGCTGTTTAGTGGTCTTCTCATAACATCAAGCTATACTATTGCTCAGATTGCTGTGGATCGGTATTTGACCCTCTCAAACCCCTTTCTTTACATGAACATTGTCTCTGTAAGGATAACTTgtgttgtaattgtttttaactGGTGTGTGGTGCTCGGCTATACCATAGCATTCCTATATGGTAATGGAAACTTCAAAAGTTCTGTATTGTGTCCTGGagagtgttttctttttctcaatGAGGTTTGGTCTGTAATTGATCTTGTATTGTCCTTTATATGTCCACTTTCtgtaataatcatattttatattctagtttttGTGATTGCTAAGAAACATGTAACTGCTATCAAAGAGCTTAATAATCACACATGgtgtaaaacacagaaaatctCCTCACAGTCGatgaaatctgagagaaaagcagctaaagtccttggcattttagtgtctgtgtttctggtgtgtttatttccatattttatttgttctttattAGCCAATGTTATTGAATTGCACATGGAAACATTTGGgaaagttttaattattattcatctTAATTCCACtattaatccatttatttatgctctgtTTTACCCATGGTTTAGAAGGTGCATCAAATTAATTATAACTCTGCAAATATTCCAAACAGATTCTGCTTTAATCAACATTCTTtcatga